The Lycium barbarum isolate Lr01 chromosome 10, ASM1917538v2, whole genome shotgun sequence genome includes a region encoding these proteins:
- the LOC132614239 gene encoding L10-interacting MYB domain-containing protein-like: MEQANENSRLTWRLEVVKTFLETCIQEVSLNGRQGSSLKPDSWNRVMVVLQTSHDFIVIQKKMKNHYDYLKEKYQAWLPITKKTGNIYDPATNTIRMSNEEWDEYIKAHPKAKTLRSAPLPFPELCTTLFEGSTTTGIHGWSPSCTTPRPGASSVATNIDIDSLDDIEDLLGEKNDGASKDFPSQSSIPIEKKNLGKKRKNASSRLEIDEKMSAALELLINKNNGSDVEECIEKLDKLDGKSHCTLQLFVYFVKVIATQKHG; the protein is encoded by the exons atgGAACAAGCTAATGAAAATTCAAGATTGACTTGGAGATTGGAGGTAGTAAAAACATTTTTAGAAACTTGTATTCAAGAAGTGTCATTGAATGGGAGACAAGGAAGTAGTTTGAAGCCAGATTCATGGAACAGGGTTATGGTTGTTCTGCAAACTTCTCATGACTTTATAGTCATACAAAAGAAGATGAAGAACCATTATGATTATCTAAAAGAAAAATATCAAGCTTGGTTGCCAATAACTAAAAAGACTGGTAATATTTATGATCCAGCAACCAATACCATTCGAATGTCTAACGAGGAGTGGGATGAGTACATAAAG GCTCATCCAAAAGCCAAGACATTGAGGAGTGCACCTCTACCATTTCCGGAACTTTGTACAACATTATTTGAGGGTTCTACTACAACAGGCATTCATGGTTGGAGTCCAAGTTGTACAACTCCGCGGCCCGGTGCCTCTTCTGTAGCTACTAATATAGACATAGATTCACTTGATGACATTGAGGATCTACTTGGTGAAAAAAATGATGGAGCTTCTAAAGATTTTCCATCTCAATCTTCAATTCCAATTGAAAAAAAGAATttgggaaagaaaagaaaaaatgcaTCGTCCCGATTAGAAATTGATGAGAAGATGAGTGCTGCATTGGAGTTACTGATTAACAAAAACAACGGGTCTGATGTTGAAGAATGTATAGAAAAACTAGACAAGCTGGATGGAAAGAGTCATTGTACTCTGCAGctctttgtatattttgtgaaggTGATAGCTACACAAAAACATGGATGA